The following are from one region of the Nicotiana tabacum cultivar K326 chromosome 3, ASM71507v2, whole genome shotgun sequence genome:
- the LOC142179583 gene encoding putative sugar phosphate/phosphate translocator At3g17430 isoform X1, producing the protein MKISKQLVLTYIYLFVYITLSSGVILYNKWVLSPKYFNFPLPITLTMIHMGFSGLVAFLLIRVFKVVSPVKMTFEIYATCVIPISAFFASSLWFGNTAYLFISVAFIQMLKALMPVATFVMAVICGTDKLRCDIFMNMVLVSVGVVVSSYGEIHFNVVGTVYQVTGIFAEALRLVLTQVLLQKKGLTLNPITSLYYIAPCSFVFLFVPWYLLEKPEMEVSQIQFNFWIFFSNALCALALNFSIFLVIGRTGAVTIRVAGVLKDWILIALSTLIFPESTITTLNITGYAIALCGVVMYNYLKMKDVRAVQLPVDSVTDRTAKELKMEKKSFDLYVPDDIAKNSGGKGTRNGSPDSTVDEEAPFIPSTRVSHLGRSPLSSHSA; encoded by the exons atgaagatCAGCAAACAACTTGTGTTGACGTATATATATCTCTTTGTCTATATAACACTTTCATCAGGAGTTATTTTGTATAACAAG TGGGTTCTTTCACCAAAATATTTCAATTTCCCATTACCAATTACACTTACAATGATTCATATGGGCTTTTCAGGCTTGGTAGCTTTCCTTCTTATCCGTGTCTTCAAG GTTGTATCGCCTGTCAAAATGACGTTTGAAAT ATATGCGACGTGTGTCATTCCCATTAGTGCTTTCTTTGCTTCAAGTCTTTG GTTTGGGAACACAGCTTATCTGTTCATTTCTGTAGCCTTTATCCAGATGCTGAAAGCTCTAA TGCCAGTGGCCACCTTTGTCATGGCTGTTATTTGTGGAACTGACAAGTTAAGATGCGACATATTCATGAACATGGTGTTGGTCAGTGTTGGCGTTGTAGTATCCTCCTATGGAGAAATTCACTTCAATGTAGTTGGTACAGTGTATCAGGTCACTGGAATATTTGCTGAGGCTCTTAGGCTGGTCTTAACTCAAGTTCTGCTTCAGAAGAAGGGATTAACTCTCAATCCCATCACCAGCCTATATTACATAGCTCCTTGCAG ctttgtctttctttttgtcccGTGGTATCTTCTGGAGAAGCCTGAGATGGAAGTCTCACAAATTCAATTCAACTTCTGGATTTTCTTTTCAAATGCACTTTGTGCTCTTGCTCTGAATTTCTCAATATTCTTAGTGATTGGTAGAACTGGTGCTGTAACCATCCGAGTTGCCGGTGTCTTGAAAGATTGGATACTTATTGCCCTCTCAACTCTAATTTTTCCAGAGTCAACAATAACCACTCTTAATATTACAGGCTATGCCATTG CATTATGCGGTGTTGTGATGTATAACTACTTGAAGATGAAGGACGTTCGAGCTGTTCAACTTCCTGTAGATAGTGTTACTGATCGAACAGCTAAG GAACTTAAAATGGAGAAGAAATCATTCGATCTGTATGTGCCAGATGATATTGCTAAGAACAGTGGAGGAAAAGGTACAAGGAATGGTTCTCCGGATTCaacagtggatgaggaagcaccCTTTATTCCTTCAACTAGGGTCTCTCATCTTGGGCGAAGCCCACTTAGCAGCCACTCTGCATGA
- the LOC142179583 gene encoding putative sugar phosphate/phosphate translocator At3g17430 isoform X2, with protein MTFEIYATCVIPISAFFASSLWFGNTAYLFISVAFIQMLKALMPVATFVMAVICGTDKLRCDIFMNMVLVSVGVVVSSYGEIHFNVVGTVYQVTGIFAEALRLVLTQVLLQKKGLTLNPITSLYYIAPCSFVFLFVPWYLLEKPEMEVSQIQFNFWIFFSNALCALALNFSIFLVIGRTGAVTIRVAGVLKDWILIALSTLIFPESTITTLNITGYAIALCGVVMYNYLKMKDVRAVQLPVDSVTDRTAKELKMEKKSFDLYVPDDIAKNSGGKGTRNGSPDSTVDEEAPFIPSTRVSHLGRSPLSSHSA; from the exons ATGACGTTTGAAAT ATATGCGACGTGTGTCATTCCCATTAGTGCTTTCTTTGCTTCAAGTCTTTG GTTTGGGAACACAGCTTATCTGTTCATTTCTGTAGCCTTTATCCAGATGCTGAAAGCTCTAA TGCCAGTGGCCACCTTTGTCATGGCTGTTATTTGTGGAACTGACAAGTTAAGATGCGACATATTCATGAACATGGTGTTGGTCAGTGTTGGCGTTGTAGTATCCTCCTATGGAGAAATTCACTTCAATGTAGTTGGTACAGTGTATCAGGTCACTGGAATATTTGCTGAGGCTCTTAGGCTGGTCTTAACTCAAGTTCTGCTTCAGAAGAAGGGATTAACTCTCAATCCCATCACCAGCCTATATTACATAGCTCCTTGCAG ctttgtctttctttttgtcccGTGGTATCTTCTGGAGAAGCCTGAGATGGAAGTCTCACAAATTCAATTCAACTTCTGGATTTTCTTTTCAAATGCACTTTGTGCTCTTGCTCTGAATTTCTCAATATTCTTAGTGATTGGTAGAACTGGTGCTGTAACCATCCGAGTTGCCGGTGTCTTGAAAGATTGGATACTTATTGCCCTCTCAACTCTAATTTTTCCAGAGTCAACAATAACCACTCTTAATATTACAGGCTATGCCATTG CATTATGCGGTGTTGTGATGTATAACTACTTGAAGATGAAGGACGTTCGAGCTGTTCAACTTCCTGTAGATAGTGTTACTGATCGAACAGCTAAG GAACTTAAAATGGAGAAGAAATCATTCGATCTGTATGTGCCAGATGATATTGCTAAGAACAGTGGAGGAAAAGGTACAAGGAATGGTTCTCCGGATTCaacagtggatgaggaagcaccCTTTATTCCTTCAACTAGGGTCTCTCATCTTGGGCGAAGCCCACTTAGCAGCCACTCTGCATGA